CAAAATCCCGATAAAGAAAAAAAGAAGTCCGAAGCAAAGAATTTGTATCGATTTCATTTGGACTGAAATTCCTTATCGATCTGAATCTTATTCGGAATTGGAAACGGTTCCACCGGTGGTTTTCCTTTTTCCACGTACGTTCCAAAACCTGCTTTGACATCCACGCCTTTACCGGCGCCTTCCACATTGACAACGCCTTCGAAACAACCGACGTCGGTACGTTGATCTTCTTCGCTTCCTACATAGAATTTCGTTCCTCTCACACCGACGACAGCAACGGGAGTATTGATTACAAGTTTCGGCGCTGTCGCGTTCTTCTTATTTTTTAGAAGCGACGATTTTACGTCCGCTTGAAGTTGACCTCTTTCTAAAAAGATTTCAGGAGATCCCTTTTTCGAAACGGAGAAGCTGGATTTCTCATAAATTTTTACTTTCGTCTGATTTTCTAAAAAAGCTAAAGAAGCGCCGGATTTATTTCCCGTTTTCAAAGTTTCTCCTTCCCTAAGAATTTGATTTTTGGATACGGAATTCCAAATCGATGGAGCGCCTTCTTTCGTCTTCTTTGCATATTCCACAACTCCGAAAAATATTTCCAAGGAAGCGATCGGTTGTGCTTCCGGCTCCACGATTTTTCTCAGATGGGAGGGAACTTTCAAAACCATTCCTTCTTTGATTAAGGAAGGATTTTGTATCTGATTGTATTTTAAGAATTCTTTCCACTTTCCCGGATCATTCAGAACTTCTTTTGCAATCTTTGTTAGAGAATCATTTTTTTTGACCTTGTATTCTTCCAGAGTTTTGTCGTCCGAGGTCGACGGCAGAGTCTGCGTAAAAAGGGGAAAGGCGAACAAGAGAGAGAAAACACAAATGAAGAATCCGGTGTTCCGAGAAGTCATAGTTCTTTGATTTCCTATATTATTTTAAGCGAAAATTTAGTCCGTAGATTTGTTGATAATTCGAAAATTCAAGAAATAATATCTTGAAAATTTAGACGAGAGTTTTATCTATTTTCAGTTCAATATAGCGGGGGAATTTCAGTGTTTCAAAAGTGGTTACAAACGGCGTTTTTTTTAACCCTTATTTTATTAGGATTCTTAGTTCCGGGAAAGGTTTCCTCACAAGCAAGTGACGCGGCGGCGGCAATCCAAGAAGCTTGTGGACGTTTGGTGAATGAGGGAC
Above is a genomic segment from Leptospira stimsonii containing:
- a CDS encoding FecR domain-containing protein; protein product: MTSRNTGFFICVFSLLFAFPLFTQTLPSTSDDKTLEEYKVKKNDSLTKIAKEVLNDPGKWKEFLKYNQIQNPSLIKEGMVLKVPSHLRKIVEPEAQPIASLEIFFGVVEYAKKTKEGAPSIWNSVSKNQILREGETLKTGNKSGASLAFLENQTKVKIYEKSSFSVSKKGSPEIFLERGQLQADVKSSLLKNKKNATAPKLVINTPVAVVGVRGTKFYVGSEEDQRTDVGCFEGVVNVEGAGKGVDVKAGFGTYVEKGKPPVEPFPIPNKIQIDKEFQSK